In Pollutimonas sp. M17, a single genomic region encodes these proteins:
- a CDS encoding sugar ABC transporter, translated as MSARRLIAREDDREGVMVTTCGTPPLRPSVAPVLADVWSKYAKGLVAMTACAAILGWTPTTQAQLDASSVSRRNVALYYQSDVPVDELRVFDVVVIDPSRARPPSLADAPQTTWLARLRVVPSAITSDYMERVVTPLWTQGYRGFLVDDGQPLGAAEENEGQALRQLVAAIKQAYPDAGIVLRNHLALAGEIAGQLDALVVDSIYNSASAYGGTRLSAARSGKDAARDALKVLRDRHPALQIVALDYCYQGDRVCRRERARQIEADGWTPYVTTAAIDSIGVGHIEIMPRKILMVQALEEDEPLLTSTGAYTMSMPLNYLGYDVHYADTNKRLPTRVNNDRYAGIVVALQNAVTDATAWRRWLLSQIRGGTKVVFMGQFGFTLDGPTARELSLRIIPGPNVASDAYVASQDPIIGFEVMPAADARAVVGIEAGPEATSLLRVGVGKRQYDVVGLAPWGGFALAPYHMHLDTVDQYRWPLQPLEFYRRALALPDMPVPDVTSENGRRLMFTQVDGDGFASRGEFAGATNQYSGQILYDRVFKRYPIPMTVSVIEGETSATGAYPKLSSQLEAIAVKIFSLPHVEIGSHTYSHPFFWTEIDGESGARRPINERFRLSGNDKYPFHLPIAGYELDVAREVQGSIDYINNRLAPPGKKVQAFLWSGDAMPSASVLRRVAQAGVFNINGGDTTITRQAPSWTKIAGYGLAHGTGPHEFQVFAATMNENVYTGDWTGPFYGYRRVLETFEMTDTPIRFKALDIYYHFYSATKKAALDALTRVFDSSLKQPVFPVYTTDYIRRVLEWRRAVVAREGDAWLVRTGDNLRQLRWPGNGVPRMDTAQGLAGYMPGPGGLYIHMGARQARFSMSGPDRNALPYIHTASGFVRDFSREGGSVRFDFGGYYQPFILLANAANCRVAVNGKHASAPVKNGLRRISVGGNAVPSINYHSVEVNCG; from the coding sequence ATGAGCGCGCGGCGTCTGATCGCAAGAGAAGACGACAGGGAAGGGGTAATGGTAACCACATGTGGGACTCCGCCGCTGCGCCCCAGCGTTGCACCGGTGTTGGCTGATGTTTGGAGCAAATACGCCAAGGGGCTGGTCGCGATGACAGCTTGCGCGGCCATCCTGGGGTGGACTCCGACGACACAGGCACAGCTTGACGCCTCGTCGGTCAGTCGACGCAATGTTGCCCTTTACTATCAAAGCGATGTTCCCGTCGATGAACTTCGGGTCTTCGACGTTGTTGTGATTGATCCGAGCCGCGCACGCCCGCCTTCGCTTGCCGATGCTCCGCAGACGACCTGGCTGGCGCGCTTGCGTGTGGTTCCATCCGCGATCACCTCCGACTATATGGAACGAGTCGTGACCCCGTTATGGACACAAGGATATCGCGGCTTCCTGGTGGATGACGGCCAGCCTCTGGGCGCAGCGGAGGAAAACGAGGGGCAGGCATTGCGTCAGCTGGTCGCAGCCATCAAGCAGGCCTACCCCGACGCCGGCATCGTCCTGCGCAATCATCTGGCGCTGGCCGGCGAGATTGCAGGCCAGCTGGATGCGCTAGTCGTGGACAGCATCTATAACTCGGCGTCGGCGTATGGAGGCACGCGACTTTCGGCCGCCCGATCCGGTAAAGATGCGGCGCGAGACGCGCTCAAAGTCTTGCGGGACCGCCACCCAGCCTTACAGATCGTCGCACTGGATTACTGTTACCAGGGTGACCGGGTATGTCGCCGCGAACGCGCAAGGCAGATCGAGGCGGATGGCTGGACGCCCTATGTGACGACTGCGGCGATTGACTCAATCGGCGTAGGGCACATAGAAATAATGCCGAGGAAGATCCTGATGGTGCAGGCGCTGGAGGAAGATGAGCCTTTGCTCACTTCGACAGGCGCTTACACCATGTCGATGCCCCTGAACTACTTGGGCTACGACGTGCACTATGCCGACACAAACAAGCGCCTGCCCACCCGAGTCAATAATGATCGTTATGCGGGAATCGTCGTTGCGCTGCAGAACGCCGTCACTGACGCTACTGCCTGGCGCCGGTGGCTGCTCAGTCAAATACGTGGCGGCACGAAAGTGGTGTTCATGGGGCAATTCGGATTCACACTGGATGGGCCAACCGCCCGGGAATTGTCTCTAAGAATCATACCCGGGCCGAACGTGGCAAGTGATGCGTATGTTGCTTCGCAGGATCCTATCATCGGATTCGAGGTGATGCCCGCGGCTGACGCTCGTGCGGTGGTCGGCATCGAGGCGGGGCCGGAGGCGACCTCATTGCTGCGTGTGGGCGTGGGCAAGCGTCAATATGACGTCGTCGGCCTGGCGCCTTGGGGAGGGTTTGCACTGGCACCCTACCATATGCACCTGGATACGGTGGACCAATATCGTTGGCCTCTACAGCCTTTGGAGTTCTATCGCCGCGCATTGGCATTGCCGGACATGCCGGTCCCCGATGTGACTTCCGAGAACGGTCGCCGCCTGATGTTCACGCAGGTGGATGGTGATGGCTTTGCCTCTCGCGGCGAGTTCGCTGGAGCAACAAACCAGTACAGCGGCCAGATCCTTTATGACCGGGTGTTCAAACGATATCCGATACCGATGACGGTGTCCGTTATCGAGGGGGAAACAAGCGCAACCGGTGCCTACCCCAAGTTATCGTCACAGTTGGAGGCCATTGCGGTGAAGATATTTTCACTGCCACATGTAGAGATCGGCAGCCATACCTATTCCCATCCATTCTTCTGGACCGAAATCGACGGCGAGTCGGGAGCGCGACGGCCGATTAACGAACGCTTCCGTTTGTCCGGGAACGACAAATATCCGTTCCATCTGCCCATCGCGGGGTATGAACTGGATGTCGCTCGCGAAGTGCAGGGTTCCATCGACTATATCAACAACCGTCTCGCCCCGCCGGGGAAGAAGGTCCAGGCATTTCTGTGGTCGGGCGATGCCATGCCGTCAGCCTCAGTCCTGCGCCGTGTGGCGCAAGCCGGCGTCTTCAATATCAATGGTGGGGACACCACAATTACGCGCCAGGCACCGAGCTGGACCAAGATCGCGGGGTATGGGCTGGCCCACGGCACCGGCCCCCACGAATTCCAGGTGTTTGCCGCCACCATGAATGAGAACGTCTATACCGGCGACTGGACCGGCCCGTTCTACGGTTATAGGCGCGTGCTGGAAACGTTCGAGATGACGGACACGCCCATCCGCTTCAAAGCCCTCGATATTTACTATCACTTTTACTCTGCGACCAAGAAAGCGGCGCTCGATGCTCTGACTCGGGTATTCGACTCGTCCCTCAAGCAGCCGGTGTTCCCCGTTTACACGACCGACTACATACGCCGTGTACTGGAGTGGCGCCGGGCGGTGGTGGCGCGTGAGGGGGACGCCTGGCTGGTCCGTACAGGGGATAACCTGCGGCAGTTGCGCTGGCCCGGCAACGGCGTGCCCCGCATGGATACGGCGCAAGGGCTTGCGGGATATATGCCCGGTCCAGGGGGCTTATATATCCACATGGGCGCACGCCAGGCCAGGTTCAGCATGTCGGGGCCGGATCGGAATGCCCTGCCGTATATCCACACCGCATCGGGATTCGTACGCGATTTTTCGCGGGAGGGCGGAAGCGTTCGATTCGACTTCGGCGGGTATTACCAGCCTTTCATTCTGTTGGCCAACGCGGCCAACTGCCGTGTTGCTGTCAACGGCAAGCATGCATCCGCGCCCGTGAAGAACGGATTGCGCCGGATAAGCGTCGGTGGCAATGCTGTGCCTTCCATCAACTACCACTCCGTGGAGGTGAATTGTGGCTAA
- a CDS encoding LysR substrate-binding domain-containing protein has translation MKEIGNFPIQKHYVSLSVMSYLAIDRLRTFVAVVKLGSFAAAATELLCTQSAVTQQMRRLETELGKQLFQKVGRSKQLTQDGLLLVDYAKRLVALHDEACAAMTSTAVMGDLRLGAPHDITDSILPNLLAHLSRSFPGLRISIHVGRSPHLLQELRRGEIDMTVASFIDAPDLRQITLRTSPIVWMCGARFRYDATQPLPLIVVASDSSQFRNIAIENLDRSGIPWRITYSSPTVVGVRAAVRAGLGVTARSVEMLGPDLRVMGEAEALPHLPDVSFRMFLSPISANKAAQRVFESLNGQRL, from the coding sequence ATGAAGGAAATAGGCAACTTTCCCATCCAAAAGCATTACGTTTCCTTAAGTGTTATGTCCTATCTTGCTATTGATCGCCTTCGAACTTTTGTGGCCGTGGTAAAGCTTGGCTCGTTTGCCGCCGCCGCGACGGAGTTGCTGTGTACCCAATCGGCCGTCACCCAACAGATGAGACGTTTGGAAACCGAGCTGGGCAAGCAGCTATTCCAGAAAGTGGGACGTAGCAAGCAGCTCACGCAGGACGGCCTTCTATTGGTCGATTATGCAAAGCGCTTGGTGGCGCTTCACGACGAGGCATGCGCTGCAATGACGTCCACAGCTGTCATGGGTGATTTACGGCTGGGTGCACCACACGACATCACTGACAGCATCCTTCCAAATCTTCTGGCCCACCTCTCACGCTCTTTCCCGGGCTTGCGCATTTCAATTCACGTTGGGCGCAGCCCCCACTTGCTGCAAGAGCTTCGCAGGGGCGAGATCGACATGACGGTGGCCAGTTTTATCGATGCTCCCGACTTGCGGCAGATCACTTTACGCACTTCGCCTATCGTCTGGATGTGTGGAGCGCGATTCCGCTACGATGCGACCCAACCGCTGCCCTTGATCGTGGTCGCTTCCGACTCCAGCCAGTTTCGCAATATTGCGATCGAGAACCTGGACAGATCGGGTATCCCTTGGCGTATTACTTATTCATCGCCGACTGTCGTCGGCGTGCGTGCGGCCGTGCGCGCTGGCCTGGGAGTGACCGCGCGCAGTGTCGAGATGCTCGGGCCGGATCTGCGCGTAATGGGCGAGGCAGAGGCCTTGCCCCATCTGCCCGATGTCAGTTTTCGGATGTTTCTCAGTCCCATAAGCGCAAACAAAGCGGCCCAGCGTGTATTCGAATCGCTGAACGGGCAGCGCCTTTAG
- a CDS encoding Bug family tripartite tricarboxylate transporter substrate binding protein, with translation MKALLSAMIAALAIVGSGANAAEQYPTRPIRMIVPFAPGGGSDVIARLVASKVGPILGQSVLVENRPGASGIIGADIAAKAAPDGYTILMANSALASNPFLYDKLPYDTAKDLVPVIDFGSSPTLLAAHPSAPFNTMPELVKYAKENPDEVTVGTSGAGQTAHLVAEMISQASDTQLMMVHYKGTAATMNDLLGGTIMMSVGTVPGFINYIKDNRLKPIAVASRERIPALPSVPTVAESISKYDMNAAIWFAAFVPSGTPAPIIDTLHKAVAEALKDPDIRARFAGEGLVPGGASREAFTKQFHEEMEQWKTFIAERNIKLEG, from the coding sequence ATGAAAGCCCTTCTCAGCGCCATGATAGCCGCGCTCGCCATTGTAGGGTCCGGCGCCAACGCCGCCGAGCAGTATCCCACCCGCCCAATCCGGATGATCGTTCCATTTGCCCCGGGCGGCGGCTCTGATGTCATCGCTCGCCTGGTCGCCAGCAAAGTGGGCCCGATTCTTGGACAGTCCGTGCTGGTGGAAAACCGGCCGGGAGCGTCGGGCATCATCGGCGCGGACATCGCGGCCAAAGCCGCGCCTGATGGCTACACGATACTGATGGCAAATAGTGCCCTGGCCAGCAACCCCTTTTTGTACGACAAGCTTCCCTATGACACCGCAAAAGATCTCGTTCCTGTGATCGACTTTGGCAGTTCGCCGACGCTGCTGGCGGCCCACCCATCAGCGCCGTTCAACACCATGCCCGAACTGGTGAAGTACGCCAAGGAGAATCCGGATGAAGTGACCGTGGGTACGTCCGGCGCGGGGCAAACGGCGCACCTTGTCGCAGAGATGATCAGCCAGGCTAGCGATACACAATTAATGATGGTGCACTATAAAGGAACCGCCGCCACCATGAACGACTTGCTTGGCGGCACCATCATGATGTCAGTCGGCACCGTGCCCGGCTTTATCAACTACATCAAGGACAATAGGCTCAAACCCATCGCTGTAGCCAGCCGTGAGCGTATTCCCGCCTTGCCCTCAGTGCCGACAGTTGCCGAATCAATCTCCAAGTACGACATGAACGCTGCCATCTGGTTCGCCGCGTTCGTCCCTTCCGGCACGCCTGCGCCGATCATCGACACCTTGCACAAGGCTGTTGCGGAAGCACTCAAGGATCCCGACATTCGCGCACGCTTTGCGGGCGAAGGCCTGGTGCCCGGCGGTGCGTCACGCGAAGCTTTCACCAAGCAGTTCCACGAAGAAATGGAACAGTGGAAAACCTTTATCGCAGAACGCAATATCAAACTGGAAGGCTGA
- a CDS encoding Ldh family oxidoreductase encodes MENLYRRTQYQTGRLKFMHNPTINELAPTALDPVGLIDFTTTVYQQAGIPAEDARLAADSLVQADLWGHQSHGLLRLGWYYARLRSGVMNPRTDVSTITDAGAIAVLDGNESVGPVIAKYATDEAVRRARLHGVGVISVRNSNHFGTCMYFTRMAAQQNCVMLMMTNGGPNMAPWGGLGKKIGTNPWSIAVPAGRHAPMVMDLANSGVARGKIYLANNRHESIPSTWAVDAQGNPTTDPKEALKGFVLPMAGHKGYAIGVMVDVMSGVLSGSGFQDQVNGPYDPVGLSRAGHFIMALDIAAFQPVAQFHERMESYIDSLKSVPIAAGHDKVYYPGEMEAEADLRQRADGLVLPGETLADLERVGQEAGIPLRNFTRPIRNP; translated from the coding sequence GTGGAAAACCTTTATCGCAGAACGCAATATCAAACTGGAAGGCTGAAATTCATGCATAACCCAACCATCAATGAGCTCGCCCCGACGGCGCTGGACCCGGTCGGTCTCATCGACTTTACGACGACGGTCTACCAGCAAGCAGGCATTCCCGCCGAGGATGCCCGGCTTGCTGCAGATTCGCTGGTACAAGCAGATCTGTGGGGGCATCAATCCCATGGCTTACTGCGCTTGGGCTGGTACTACGCGCGGCTCCGCTCTGGGGTCATGAATCCCCGCACGGATGTCAGCACCATTACCGATGCAGGGGCTATTGCGGTACTCGACGGCAATGAAAGCGTTGGCCCTGTGATTGCAAAGTATGCAACCGACGAGGCGGTGCGCCGCGCCCGCTTGCATGGGGTCGGGGTTATCTCGGTACGCAATTCGAACCACTTCGGTACCTGCATGTATTTCACCCGCATGGCGGCACAACAGAATTGCGTGATGCTGATGATGACCAACGGCGGGCCCAACATGGCGCCGTGGGGAGGCCTGGGAAAGAAAATCGGCACCAATCCCTGGTCCATCGCCGTTCCCGCCGGTCGCCATGCCCCGATGGTGATGGACCTGGCAAATTCGGGGGTTGCACGCGGAAAGATCTATTTAGCGAACAATCGCCACGAATCCATCCCCTCGACCTGGGCAGTCGATGCACAGGGCAACCCCACTACGGATCCGAAAGAGGCCTTGAAAGGCTTCGTTCTACCGATGGCGGGCCACAAGGGATACGCCATCGGCGTCATGGTGGATGTCATGTCGGGCGTATTGTCCGGCAGCGGATTCCAGGACCAGGTGAACGGGCCTTATGACCCGGTGGGCCTTAGCCGGGCTGGCCACTTCATCATGGCATTGGATATTGCCGCATTTCAACCGGTGGCTCAGTTCCATGAGCGTATGGAAAGCTACATCGATTCCCTCAAGAGCGTCCCGATAGCTGCCGGGCACGACAAGGTTTATTACCCCGGCGAAATGGAAGCCGAAGCAGATCTGCGTCAACGCGCTGACGGCTTGGTGCTGCCCGGGGAAACACTAGCAGACCTTGAACGCGTCGGCCAGGAAGCAGGCATACCATTGCGCAACTTCACTCGGCCTATTCGCAATCCCTAG
- a CDS encoding Bug family tripartite tricarboxylate transporter substrate binding protein: MFRVLKLLILVLAAAPVIPAFAQAFPSRPITIVVPFSPGGATDIFARILAEKLRDTLGQAVIVENKPGAGGMLGAAAVVKAKSDGYTLLMGSPGETLINSLIYKRPLQYHAERDLVPINLVTRISNVLVANSELPVKDVSDLMAYAQKNPGNVRYGTSGVGNMQHLNGELLQMLTGTQLVPVPYKGTANMLIDVASGSVETGFVAMAGALPFIKSGRIKPLAVTSAKRASFAPDIPTISEYKPAASYDLDNWYGIFAPAGTPQDVQNRLNVVITEALHDPEIIKQMVEQGGNPSPMTQDQFRAFMQAENVKYVDIVSNAKITVD, translated from the coding sequence ATGTTCCGTGTCTTAAAGCTCTTGATATTGGTTCTGGCCGCAGCGCCGGTCATCCCTGCGTTCGCGCAAGCGTTTCCCAGCCGCCCCATCACCATCGTGGTCCCATTTTCACCCGGTGGAGCCACCGATATCTTTGCCCGGATTTTGGCAGAGAAACTGCGCGACACATTGGGGCAGGCCGTTATCGTCGAGAACAAGCCAGGCGCCGGCGGCATGCTGGGAGCAGCTGCCGTGGTGAAAGCCAAAAGTGACGGATACACACTTCTGATGGGAAGTCCGGGGGAAACTTTGATTAATTCCCTCATTTACAAGAGGCCACTGCAGTACCATGCGGAACGCGATTTGGTACCCATTAACTTAGTGACCCGCATTTCTAATGTCTTGGTGGCGAATAGCGAACTTCCAGTGAAAGACGTGTCGGATCTGATGGCATATGCGCAGAAGAATCCTGGTAATGTCCGGTACGGCACTAGTGGCGTCGGCAACATGCAGCACCTCAACGGTGAGCTGCTGCAGATGCTCACGGGCACTCAACTGGTCCCCGTTCCATACAAGGGTACAGCGAATATGTTGATCGACGTAGCATCGGGTTCGGTGGAAACCGGTTTTGTTGCTATGGCCGGTGCCTTACCTTTCATCAAGTCCGGTCGAATCAAACCTCTGGCGGTGACTTCAGCCAAGCGAGCGAGCTTTGCACCTGACATTCCAACGATCTCTGAGTACAAGCCCGCCGCCTCCTACGATCTTGACAATTGGTACGGCATTTTTGCGCCTGCGGGGACGCCCCAAGATGTTCAGAATCGGCTCAATGTAGTCATTACAGAGGCTCTGCACGATCCCGAGATCATAAAGCAAATGGTTGAGCAAGGCGGCAATCCGTCGCCGATGACGCAAGATCAGTTCCGGGCGTTCATGCAAGCTGAAAACGTCAAGTACGTGGATATTGTCAGCAATGCCAAGATCACGGTTGATTAA
- a CDS encoding SDR family NAD(P)-dependent oxidoreductase, translated as MTNTSMNKRVAVVTGAAAGIGRAVCLELLAHDFDVVGIDINTGAEEKGLRYIQADVGNLEQSKAALASILNESGRVDALVNNAGIVRDTPAQGIDLDEWNLILNINLTAVFLWTRLVQEPMKSAGYGRIVNMSSHAASRGTLWRAPYSASKAGVEGLTRTSAMELAAHGITVNAIAPGVIETERNRDSHTPARRNAWLKAVPMKRYGKTEDLTPLVAFLCGDGAAYITGQTFTVDGGFLMAGLDPA; from the coding sequence TTGACTAATACTTCCATGAACAAAAGAGTAGCTGTTGTCACCGGAGCCGCTGCGGGCATTGGGCGAGCTGTATGCCTTGAACTACTGGCGCACGATTTCGATGTCGTTGGCATCGACATCAATACAGGTGCTGAAGAAAAGGGATTACGCTATATACAGGCTGACGTGGGGAATCTGGAGCAATCGAAGGCCGCTTTAGCGTCTATATTAAACGAGAGTGGCCGTGTCGACGCCCTTGTGAACAACGCTGGCATCGTGCGAGACACACCGGCACAGGGCATCGATCTCGACGAGTGGAATTTAATTCTCAACATTAATTTGACTGCTGTCTTCCTATGGACCCGCCTAGTGCAGGAGCCCATGAAGTCCGCCGGATACGGACGTATCGTTAACATGAGCTCGCACGCGGCAAGCCGCGGAACTCTCTGGCGAGCGCCGTACTCCGCATCGAAGGCAGGTGTGGAGGGGTTGACGCGGACTAGCGCTATGGAGCTTGCTGCACATGGCATTACGGTCAATGCGATCGCACCGGGAGTTATCGAGACCGAGCGCAACCGCGATAGTCATACGCCCGCCCGGCGCAATGCGTGGCTGAAAGCCGTCCCAATGAAGAGGTACGGAAAGACGGAGGATCTAACTCCACTCGTAGCTTTTCTTTGTGGCGACGGTGCGGCCTACATAACCGGCCAAACATTTACAGTCGATGGCGGCTTTCTGATGGCTGGTTTGGACCCTGCCTGA
- the glmS gene encoding glutamine--fructose-6-phosphate transaminase (isomerizing) — protein sequence MCGIVGAVAQRDITPILLEGLKRLEYRGYDSCGVAVHSNGQLRRARSTERVAELMAQVAKEDIQGFTGIAHTRWATHGAPATHNAHPHFSGQGKGAARIALVHNGIIENHDELRAELQAAGYAFESQTDTEVVAHLVDHMYTGDLFEAVQQATRRLTGAYAIAVFCRDEPHRVVGARHGSPLVVGRGDNENFLASDALALAGTTDQIMYLEDGDVVDLQLARVWVVDIDGRPVEREVHTVQVHTGAAELGPYRHYMQKEIFEQPRAVGDTLQDIESITPELFGDGAYKIFKDIDNVLILACGTSYYAGLTARYWIESIAKIPVNVEIASEYRYRDSVPNPRTLVVTISQSGETADTLAALKHARSLGMENTLTICNVSTSAMVRECKLNYITRAGVEIGVASTKAFTTQLTALCLLTLALAQTKGQLSEEREAEMLKSLRHLPVAIGAVLALEPQIMAWADRFASKENALFLGRGMHYPIALEGALKLKEISYIHAEAYPAGELKHGPLALVTEAMPVVTIAPHDELLEKLKSNMQEVHARGGELYVFADADTKILNSDGIHVIRMPENYGKLSPILHTIPLQLLAYHTACARGTDVDKPRNLAKSVTVE from the coding sequence ATGTGCGGCATTGTTGGCGCTGTGGCGCAACGCGACATCACCCCCATTCTTCTTGAAGGGCTCAAGCGCCTGGAGTACCGGGGATACGACTCTTGCGGCGTCGCCGTCCATTCCAATGGCCAGTTGCGCCGCGCGCGCAGCACAGAGCGTGTGGCCGAACTGATGGCGCAGGTCGCCAAGGAAGACATCCAGGGCTTCACGGGCATCGCGCACACGCGCTGGGCCACCCATGGCGCGCCGGCCACGCACAATGCGCACCCCCACTTTTCCGGACAGGGCAAGGGCGCGGCGCGCATTGCATTGGTGCATAACGGCATCATCGAAAACCACGACGAGCTTCGCGCGGAGCTTCAGGCGGCGGGCTACGCCTTCGAGAGCCAGACCGATACCGAGGTCGTCGCCCACCTGGTCGATCACATGTATACGGGCGACCTGTTCGAAGCGGTTCAGCAGGCCACCCGCCGGCTGACCGGCGCATACGCCATCGCCGTGTTCTGCCGCGACGAACCGCATCGCGTCGTGGGCGCCCGCCACGGTTCGCCGCTGGTGGTGGGTCGGGGCGACAACGAAAACTTCCTGGCATCGGATGCGCTGGCGCTGGCCGGCACCACCGACCAGATCATGTACCTGGAAGACGGCGACGTCGTCGACTTGCAGCTTGCGCGGGTATGGGTGGTGGACATCGACGGACGTCCGGTGGAGCGCGAGGTGCATACCGTGCAAGTGCACACCGGCGCCGCCGAGCTTGGCCCGTATCGCCACTACATGCAGAAGGAAATCTTCGAGCAGCCGCGCGCCGTGGGCGATACCCTGCAGGACATCGAAAGCATCACGCCGGAATTGTTCGGCGATGGCGCCTACAAGATATTCAAGGACATCGACAACGTCCTGATCCTGGCTTGCGGCACCAGCTATTACGCCGGCCTGACGGCGCGCTACTGGATCGAATCCATCGCCAAGATTCCCGTCAACGTCGAAATCGCCAGCGAGTATCGTTATCGCGACAGCGTGCCCAATCCGCGCACCCTGGTCGTGACGATTTCGCAGTCGGGCGAAACGGCCGACACCCTGGCCGCGCTGAAGCATGCCCGCAGCCTGGGCATGGAAAACACCCTGACCATCTGCAATGTGTCGACCAGCGCCATGGTGCGCGAATGCAAGCTCAACTACATTACGCGGGCCGGCGTCGAGATCGGCGTGGCGTCCACCAAGGCCTTTACCACCCAGTTGACGGCGCTTTGCTTGCTGACGCTGGCCCTGGCGCAAACCAAGGGGCAATTGAGCGAAGAGCGCGAAGCCGAGATGCTGAAGTCGCTGCGCCACCTGCCGGTCGCCATCGGCGCCGTGCTGGCGCTGGAGCCGCAGATCATGGCCTGGGCCGATCGCTTCGCCAGCAAGGAAAACGCACTGTTCCTGGGTCGCGGCATGCACTACCCCATCGCCCTGGAAGGCGCATTGAAACTGAAGGAAATCAGCTACATTCACGCCGAAGCGTATCCGGCGGGCGAACTGAAGCACGGCCCCCTGGCCCTGGTGACCGAAGCCATGCCCGTGGTGACCATTGCGCCGCACGACGAATTGCTGGAAAAGCTGAAGTCCAACATGCAGGAAGTGCACGCGCGAGGCGGCGAACTATACGTGTTCGCCGACGCCGACACCAAGATCCTGAACAGCGACGGAATCCATGTGATCCGCATGCCCGAGAACTACGGGAAGCTGTCGCCGATTCTGCATACGATACCGCTGCAATTGCTGGCTTATCACACGGCATGCGCGAGGGGGACGGACGTGGACAAGCCCAGGAATTTGGCTAAGAGTGTGACGGTGGAGTGA
- a CDS encoding Lrp/AsnC family transcriptional regulator, translating into MTISADPIDLDELDLRILGQMQADSSLTNQDLAQRVHASAPTCLRRVRRLVDEGVIEKQVAIVNPAKVGSTLTAIIEITLDVQAAEHLDAFEAHMADEPAVLQCYRVSPGPDFIIVAQVADMPAYHAMAHRVFTSQANVRNVRSFFSVHRSKFDTRIALPAKPGPAKPPAS; encoded by the coding sequence ATGACAATCTCAGCTGATCCAATTGACCTGGACGAACTGGACCTGCGTATTTTGGGGCAGATGCAGGCCGACAGCTCGCTGACCAACCAGGACCTGGCCCAACGGGTGCACGCATCCGCCCCCACCTGTCTGCGCCGCGTGCGGCGCCTGGTGGATGAAGGCGTTATCGAGAAGCAGGTCGCCATTGTGAATCCGGCCAAGGTCGGCAGCACCTTGACCGCCATCATCGAGATCACCCTTGACGTGCAGGCCGCGGAGCATCTGGATGCCTTCGAGGCGCATATGGCCGATGAGCCCGCCGTACTGCAATGCTATCGCGTATCGCCCGGGCCGGACTTCATTATCGTGGCCCAGGTGGCCGATATGCCGGCCTACCACGCCATGGCACACCGCGTATTCACCTCGCAGGCCAATGTGCGCAATGTGCGCAGCTTCTTCTCCGTCCATCGCAGCAAGTTCGACACCCGCATCGCCTTGCCGGCAAAGCCCGGGCCGGCCAAACCGCCGGCCTCTTGA